The sequence AACCCGCGTTGCGACACCTTCGGCAAACGTCTTCATCTCGGCGTTGACCATCTGCCCCGACTTCCAGCTCAGTTGCATGGCAGGCGCCTGAGCGGATTGAGCACCGATCACCTGGATCCGTGGATTGATGCTCTTGGCAACGATGCTTACCGCCGACGCGCCGCTGCCGCCTCCCACCGGAACGAACACCATGTCCACGTCGGGCAGCTCCTCCAAGATCTCGAGAGCGTAGGTGCCGACGCCTTGGATCAGCGGAGCGTCCGTTGGGCCGACGTAGCAGCCTCCCCGTTCTTGGGCCACGGCCGTGATCCACTCGCGTGCCACGTCGAAATCCGGCCCGTAGGACACGACCTCTGCGCCCAGGCCGCGCATCGCGGCCACTTTGCCCGTGTTGGCGTTGTCCGGCACGGCGATCGTAGCCCGGACGCCGTGAGCGCGCGCTGCAAAGGCGATGCTCTGTCCGTGATTGCCGGTAGAAGCCGTGAACAGGCCAGCCTGGCGCTGCTGCGGGCTCAACCCCGCCACCAGGTTCAGACCGCCACGCACCTTGAACGCGCCCGTGGGCTGGTGGTTTTCGTGCTTGACCCACACGCGCGCCCCGAGCAGATCGGAAAGGCTCGCGTAGTGATGCAGGGGCGTGGGCTTCAAGTAGCGATAGACACGCCTGCGCGCCCGAAACACGTCGTGCAGGGTCGGAATATCGTGGGTCGTCATTCTCTGGCCAGCTCGCCAGCCACCATCGCACCCCCCGGGTCCGGTCGACTCCGTTCCCCATTCCCCAATACTCCTCGTCGTCGCGCTTCGCCAGCGGTGCCCAGTCCTCACCGAAACACACGAGTTATTCTTCCGCGGGCCCTAAGGGGCAAGGTCGGCATTGTACGACAACATGAACTCCAGGAAGCGGAAGACCTCGAGCACATTCGTTGCGCGGTAGCGGATGCTGTGCGAGTCCGTGCGATCGACGATCGGCAGCAGCGCCAACACCTGCGCAGGCCGGTAGTTCTTGAAGCGCACGTCGAGCTGCAACGGTGCTCTCGGCTTGTAGGGGCGGAACTCGTCGAGCCGCCGCAGCGCGCTGCGCACCTTGCGGCCGATCAGCTTGTAGGCAGCCTGGGGAGTCAAGCTGCGTGCCGAGTGGAAACTGTAGGCCCACTTCACGACCGCGCCCTCCACGGGCCCGATGACGCTCCGGGCCTCGTTCACGGTCGCGTCGTCGCCCGAAATCAGCACGACCGGCACATTGAAATGGCCGGCAACGGCCGCGTTGAGGGATGCCTCGCTCATGGCGACGCCGTTCAGGCGCACTTCGGCCAAGCGAGCGCTCGACAAGGTGTGGGCACGCACTCCGTGCAGGGCCGAGGTGCTGGTGTGGTAACCGAGGAAGATGGCGGCGTCGAACGTGGCGTCCATCCCCTGCATCATCATCAACGGCCGCGGCCAGGATCGCACGACCTGCACGCTCGCGGGCAGACGCTCGATCAGCAGGTTCTGACCGTTGCCGTGCGAGTCCGAGACGAGGATCTCGGTCGCCCCAGCATCGTAGGCCGCTTTGATGGCCGCATTGGTTTCGTTGGTCATGAACTCGCGGAAGCGCTGGTACTCGAAGCCCTTGGGCCCCAGCTGCTGCTCGGTGACCGCGCCCACGACCCCTTCCATGTCCACCGAGATGTAGACCTTGAGCTTGCGTTTGGCTTGTGCCGGCGCCGAAACGAGCAGGACCGTGGCACAAAGGCCCAGGACCAACGAGCAAAGCGGGTGTGCTGTTTTCACGATCTGGATCCTTGGTCAGCTGGCCCGCCGCTGCGTGCGGGCACATCGGTCGGGGAGCGCGCGACCTTCTTGCCGCGCTTGCGGGCCAGCGTCACAACAGCTTGGGCAGCAGCCAGTCGCGCCACAGGCACGCGGAAGGGCGAGCACGAGACGTAGTCGAGCCCGACCCGTTCGCAGAACGCTATCGAGGCTGGATCGCCTCCATGTTCGCCGCAAATACCCAGCGACAACCCCGGCCGGGCGTCGCGGCCGCGGGTCGCAGCGAGCTGGATCAGCTGGCCGACACCGTTGACGTCGAGCGATACAAAAGGGTCCGCCGACAGAATCCCCCTGTCTTGATAGACCTGTAGGAAGCTGGCGGAATCATCACGCGAGACACCGAATGTGGTTTGGGTCAGATCGTTCGTGCCGAAACTGAAGAACTCCGCCTCCGCGGCGATGTCGTCTGCGATGAGCGCCGCCCGTGGCACCTCGATCATGGTTCCCACCTTGTAGTCGAGCGATATGCCGGTGCGCTCGGACACCTGCTCCGCAACCGCGGTGACCTGTTCCCGCAAGATGCCCAGCTCGGCGCGCGTCGCAACCAGAGGGATCATGATCTCGGGCTTGACGGACCTGCCCTGCCGGACGACCTCGCAGGCGGCCTCGAAGATCGCCCGAGCTTGCGTCTCGTAGATCTCGGGATACGTGATACCGAGCCGGCAGCCACGGTGACCGAGCATGGGATTCGCTTCACGCAGGCGCTGAACACGCAGTCGCACCTCACGGGCGTTCCACGCTGTGGCCTTGGCGAGTTGCTCCACTTCCTCGTTGGTGTGGGGCAGGAACTCGTGAAGCGGGGGGTCGAGCAGGCGCACCGTCACCGGAAAGCCCTGCATGATCTCGAAGATCTCGACGAAGTCGGCCCGCTGCATGGGCAGGATCTTGGCAAGCGCCCGCCGGCGCCCGGCCTCGTCGCTCGCCACGATCATCTCGCGCATCGCCAGGATGCGCTCCCCCTTGAAGAACATATGCTCGGTGCGGCACAGGCCGATGCCTTGCGCTCCGAGGCGGCGCGCGGCACGCGCGTCCTCGGGCGTTTCCGCGTTCGCGCGCACCCCCAGGCGCCGCACTTCGTCAGCCCAACTGAGCAGGAGCGTGAACTCGCGCGGCAACTCGGGTTCGATCGTGTCCAGCTTGCCGGCTATCACCTCGCCCGAGCTGCCGTCCAACGTGATGTGGTCCCCGCTGCCGATGATGCTGGCTCCCACCCGCAAGGTACGGCTTTCCGCGTCGATGACGATCTCGCCGGCACCGCAGACGCACGCGCGGCCCATTCCACGAGCCACCACGGCGGCATGGCTCGTCATGCCGCCTCGACTGGTAAGGATACCGCGCGCCGCCGCCATGCCGTGAATGTCTTCGGGACTCGTCTCGGCGCGCACCAGGATGACGGGCGTCCCTTGCTGCGCCAGCAGCTCGGCTTCATCCGCCGTGAACGCCACCTGCCCGGAGGCACCGCCCGGAGAGGCCGGCAGGCCGCGGGTCAACACGCGCCGCTCGGCCCCGGGATCGAGCCGCGGGTGCAGCATCTGTTGAAGCGCGGACGGCTTGACGCGATCGAGCGCCTTGGAGCGACCGATGAGCCCGGCTTCCGCCATTTCCACGGCCACGCGAAGCGAGGCGGCAGCCGAGCGCTTCGCGTTGCGCGTTTGCAGAATCCACAGCGTGCCGGCCTGCACGGTGAACTCGATGTCCTGCATGTCACGGTAGTGGGCCTCGAGCTTGCCAGCGATCCGAGCAAGCTGATCGTACGCTTCCGGCATGGCCTCTTGCATGGCCGGTGATTCCGACCTGACCCGTCTCTTTCCAGCCACCGTGAGGCTCTGTGGCGTTCGGATGCCGGCCACGACATCTTCGCCCTGAGCGTTGACCAGATACTCGCCGTAGAGCGAGTTTTCGCCGGTGGATGGGTCCCGCGTGAAAGCCACGCCGGTGGCCGAGTCCATTCCCATGTTGCCGAAGACCATGGCCTGCACGTTGACCGCCGTGCCCCAGTGCTCGGGAATCCCGTGGAGCCTGCGGTAGGCGACCGCACGCCTGGCTTGCCAGCTGCCGAACACGGCACCGACAGCTCCCCAAAGCTGCTCGCCAGGCTGGTCGGGAAACACCCGAGGGCTGTCGCTACGCACGATGCTCTTGTATTCGACGCAGAGCTCACGCAGCGCTTCCGCGCTGAGCTCGGTGTCGAGCTTGACCTTGTAGGTGCGCTTCGTGTCCGCCAGCACCCTTTCGAAGCGCTCCATCGGTAGATCCAGCACGACGTTCGCGTACATCTGAATGAACCGGCGGAAGCTGTCGAAGGCGAAGCGCGCGTCGCCGCTGCGCCGCGCCAGTCCTTCGACCGTGGCGTCGTTGAGACCGAGATTGAGCACCGTATCCATCATGCCCGGCATCGAGGTGCGGGCACCGGACCGAACGGAGAGCAGCAAGGGGCGCTCCGCGTCGCCGAAGCTCGACCCCAGCTCCTGCTCCATCCGCGCGACGCCGTCACTGACTTGCTCGCGCAAACCCTCCGGATACCGACCCCCGTTGCCGTAGTAGTGCGCGCACACCTCGGCAGTGATGGTGAGCCCCGGCGGAACCGGTAGCCCGAGGTTGCTCATCTCGGCCAGACCGGCGCCCTTGCCTCCCAGCAGCTCGCGCATCTCGGCGCGGCCTTCGGCGGAGCCGCGTCCGAACGTGTAGACCCACTTTTTCATGTCGCCCTCATCACGAGCACCACTGCCCTGATACCAGGTCTGCGCGCGCTAGCTTAGCACTAGCTTGGCTAAGCTAGGTGCTAGTGCCCGAGAATGATCGTCGCTGTGTCCTCGATCGCGCGGCCGCTGACGTCGACCACGCGCCAGCCGTGCTCCGCAAAGAAGCTGCTCGCGTAGTCGAGCTCCTCGCGCACATGGTCGGCCAGCCCATAGTTCGTTTCCACGGGCATGCCCAGCTGCCGCAGTCGGGCCCTGCGGATTTCGAGCAGATGCGCCACATCGATCGTGAGTCCCACGACGCGCTCGGGATCGAGCCGATGCAGCTCGGCGGGCGGGGGGACGCCCAGTACCAGAGGCACATTGGCCACCTTGAGGCAGCGGCGAGCCAGGTACATGGACAGCGGCGTCTTGCTCGTGCGACTCACGCCCGCAAGGACCAGGTGCGCCTTGTGCAAGCCCGCCGGCTCCTTGCCGTCATCGTGCTTGACTGCAAACTCCATCGCCTCGACCCGGCGAAAATACTCCTCCGAGAGCGGAAGCGTCGCCGAAGGAACATTGAGCGGGGTCGCCTCGAGGAAGCTCTCGATCTTGACCAGCAGGGCCCCGATGATGTCGACGGCCTCGACTCCATGATCGCTCGCAACCTGATAGCAGTGCTGGCGCAGCTCGGTGTCCACGAGCGTGAACAGCAGCAGGGCTCCCGCCTTGGAGGCTGCCCCCACCACCTGCTGCACGGCAGCTCGCGTACGCACCCGGGGGTAGCGCTGCAGCTCGATCTGATGGCCGGGAAACTGCCGGAGCGCCGCCCGCAGCACACGGGATGCCGTGTCACCGGTCGAATCGCTCAGCAGAAACACCCTGGGGCTGTCCATGACCCGTGATGGCTGCGCCTGCGCTGCGGATGGCCGCACGCCTTGGGGCCCGATACACCCAATCCACCAGCATGTCGAGGCGTGAGCGTCCCCAGCGGGCCCCTGGGGCCTGCTGGCCCTTGGAATCACGCTTCGGCTTCGCGACGCTGCGGGCTTTCGCCGTTGCCTTCGACCGCGCTCTGCGCTTCTTGCCCAGTCTTGTAACGACGGTACTTATCAAGGAAGGTCGTGCGCTTGAGACCAAGCAAACGGGCGGCTTCACTCTTGTTGCCATGGGCGCGCGCAAGGGCATGTTCGAGCAACCGGCGCTCCACCGTGTCGTAGCTGCCCGTCAGCGGATGGTCCTGCGCGCTTTGCTCGGGCCGGCTCGAGGCACGCAAGCGCGCCGGCAGATCCTCGACACGCAGGCGCGTACCTTGCAGCGAATCTACGGCCCGCTCGAGGACACTCTGCAGCTCGAGCTCTCCATCGGGCCATGGATAGCGTATCAGCAGTTTGTGCGCCTCGGGCTCGATCCCGGCTACCGGGCGGCCGCGTGCGCGGCACGCGCGATCCACGGCGAGCAGCAGAAGCGAGGGCAGGTCCTCGGGCCGTTCGCCGAGCGGCGGCAGCTCGAGCCTCAGCGGTGACAACCACCGGGCAAGCTCCGCGTCGAACACGCCCGTACCCACCAGCGGCTCCAGATCAACCCGAGCCGTGGCGATGATGCGCGCGTGGACCGGATAGTGGGAACCACCGTCGACCGGGCACGCCTGGTGGCCGGACACCGCCTGCGCAAGGCGGCGCTGCGCGTCGAGCGCCAGCGCTGGCACGTCGAGCAGCAGCAGCGATCCACCCTCGGCGAGCTGCAACCAACCGGCGTGCGAGCCCGGATCCGCGCGCCGGCCAAACAGTGCCGAGGCGCCTGCCTCGCCACGAACGATCACACAGTCCCCCACCACGAACGGTTCGTCGCCGCGGCCACTCTCGAGATGCAGCAGCTGTGCAAGCGACCCGATCGCCTGCTGCCCTTCTCCGCAAAGCAGGACGGGTGTTTCGAGCGGGGCGACCCGCAGCGCCCGGGCCACGAGCTCTTGCATGGCCGGGCTGTAGGAGACGAGGTTTTGCCGCTGGAGGTCGGAACCGGCCCGTCGCAGCAGCGCAATTTCGGATCGGCGGCGCTCGAGCTCCAGCTTGATGCGCTCGATCCGTTCCTCGGCCTCGCTGTGGTGACGCGCCGCCTGCGAGGCGCGACGCTGCGCCCGTGCGTGGGCGCATACAAAGGCCGTGAGGGTGGACAGCAGGACGCACAGCGAACGCAGGGAAGCAAGCTCCTCCAGGGTCAAGCCGCTGCGACGGCGCCCCCGTGGCACGACCAGGGCGCCTTCGAGCTCGCCCTCGTTCGACAGCGGCGCAACGCACAGCGCGTCGAGCTCGCTCAGCACGTCGATCAGCGGACGCAGGTCCGGGCGCCGTACTCGTCGAGCCTCGAGCGGCTCGCGCAGGACGATGTCGGAAGGCGCAGCCGCAAGGGCCGAGATCAGGGCGGGAGGCATCCCGGCAACGCTGACGTGAGCTTGGCCGGCCCCGTCGAGGTGAGCTCGCAGAGCCGGCTCGACGGTGAAGAGCAGCGGCTGTGCACGCGCATCGCGACCGGCTTCGCGCAGGGGAAACAACACCGCCTGTGCGATGTCTTCCATGGTGCCCGCGCCCGCCAGCTGGGCGCGAGCCCGGCCGAGCGCGTCAAGCAGGCGCCCGGCGAAAGGCGCCATGGTTCGTCGCATTCCCAACCGCAGCAGCTGGTAGACCCCGCCGGCCACCAGCAGAGTCAGCGTGACGGCGAGCGCAGTGGGCGCCGCCTCCACGGCGAATGCGCCGGCGACCAGCACGGCCGCCGCAACGACCGCCGTCAGCGTCAGCAGCGCCGCCACCAGACTGCGGGCCGCGCCCCCGGCGCTCAGGCGCCTGCGGGCGTCGATCATCAGGACATGGCCGCCCACCACGCCGAGCAAGGCACATGCCACGAAACCCGAAAGCGAGTCAGCTGCGATGGGCAGACCGCACAGCCGCAGCACGGCAAGCACGACTGCGCCGCCGGCGGCGGGCAGCAGCCCGATGATCGCCCAGGCGTTGGAGGCCAACGCCTCGGGCGCACTGCCCATGCGACGCCGTGGCAGGCGCAGCAACAACGCGAGCGGTACGCACAGGGCCCCGAACGCGCGAGCGGGGTGAGCCGCGAGGTCGGGCGGTCGCAAGGGCCCAAGCTCCAGCCAGCCAAAGGCAAATGAAGCAACCTGCAGCAGCGTGACGAGGATCGCCACGGTGTAAGCCACCGCTCGTATCCAGCGTAGGCGGACGAGCGCCGCCGGCCGATCCGGCACGTCCAGGGCAAGGTCGATCAGCAGCCCACCAAAGAGCGCGCCGGCACTCCCGGTCAGGACCGCCAGGCCCATTGGCATCGTGGCCGGACGCATCGCTCCCACGAGCAGCAAGCCGGCAAGCAATCCCAGCAAGCGCACGCGGCGCCGGGGCTCGGGGTCGGCGCGCCAGCCGCTGGCCAAAGGCGCCACGGTCAAGGCCAGTGACGCGATCCCAAGCGCAATCCCGAACGCGCCGAGCGGCTCCCCGGATGCGGCCACGTAGGCCGCCGCATACGCGACAGCGGCAGGCCCAAGAAGAGGCGCGATCCGGCCCTGGCGCATCCACCCACTTCCTACCGGCTTTGGGGGCCCGGGGCAAATGCCGGACTGCATTGCCGGGGCGCCACAAGGGGCGATCGGCGTGCACGAGCGCGCCGCTTTCGGCCGCCAGCAGCACGCTGCGGTCGAGCACTATCGCGCCCTTGGGTTGCGACGAGATCAAGATTTCAGCGTATTGACACCGCCCTTCGTCGCTCGCGCTCGAGCCACTGCACGTACTTGCGCTGGACACGCTCACGGGTGCGCTTGGACGCGGAGGGATGGTACCCATAGTACTGTCGCGTCACTTGCTGTAGCTCGGCACCGGCCTGGGCACGCATCGCCTCTTCGGCGTGCATCAGACTGTCGATCAGCCATTCGACCCGGTCACGTCGCTGGTTGCGCTGCGCCCACTGGCGCCAGCGCCTGGAGACGCGCCCGAAATCCTGCGCGGTCACGAGGCTGAGCGCACGCGCGGCCGCCTCCACCACTGCCTGCTCTCGCGCCTCCAGGCCCACGATGAGCACGTCCACCGCGCCCTCGTCACGCAGGTCGGCGAGCGCCGCAATCACGGTTATCCGCTCTGCAGGTTCCCGACCCTGCTCGGCCGCTACGGCGCGTAGCTGGTCCAGCGCAGCTGCGTACTCGGCGCTTTGCCTGAGCGCACGCAGGCCCTTGAGAGCGGGCAGGCGAGCCTTTGCCCGGCGATCGAACAGCCGCTCGAGCAGCGGTTCGACCAGACTGGGATGCGCGATCTCGGACGCCACCACCGTGGCACACCAGCGCGTCTCCTCCTGGGGAGCCCTGAGAAGCGGCGCCAGGTAGGGTCCAGCACGCTTGCCAAAGGCGAGTAGCGCTCTTGCAATGCCACTGATCTCTCGAGCAGCGGGGACCCGCTGGCGCGCCCCGTCTCGCTGCAACCACAATGTGCCCGGAAACGACTGTACCAACAGAGGCAGCGCGGCATCTCCCATCCGCAGCAAACTGGAGATCACAGGGGTTTCGTAGCCGGCTCTGCACGTGCGCAGCCGGCCCACCAGCGCGGACAGCTGCTCACCCATGTCGACGATGATCGTAGGTTCGTGTGGACCTGGAACGGGTGGAACGCTCGGTTCCTCGGGGGTTGGGGAAGGCGCGTGCCGGGCCTCATGCGCGTCGTGCGCGTCGCGCGCCTCGCGTACACGACGCACGCGCGCTTGGGAGTCTGGCCGTGTGTCGCGTGCCTGACGCCCTGTCGTCTGACCCTCGCCATTCGGAATCGCGACGGGCGGGACGCGGCCTCGCTCCCAATTGCCGCCCGCCTCCGGCGGCGTTTCCGGGTTCGGAGCCGCGGGCCGAGGAGCGCTCGATCGCGGGCGCGGGGGAACCTCGGGAGGAGGAGGCGCTGATCGCGGAATGCCGAGCACGGAGAGCGCGTTCCTGGACGTCGCTGACTGGTTTGGCGGCGCTGCATCCGATGGCGCTGCATCCGATGGCGGCGGCTCCAGCGGTGTTGAATCCGGCCGGGCATGGGGGCGCTGTGGTGGCGAGCGATCGCTAGCGCCAACGCCACGGCCGAGGGAGCGCAGCGTCACCGGCCGACCCCTGCGCCGCCGTCCCGTGCCAGGGGACCTGACCGCAGGCGCGCGTGTCGCGGTACCGACTGCTGCCAGCGGCGCTGCCGTTTCTGGAGGCCTCCCCGTACCGGGTTCCTGTTTCCCGGCGCGCGCGTCCGTGTGTGCAGGTGACGCTGCCGGCATCGAGGCGGGTGGGGCCATCGGCGCTGCGCCGCCTGCCGGCTGCTGCGTCTCGGCCGCGTCCGGCGCCGAGGGCGGCGCCAGGCGATTGCGGCTTGAGCCCGCGGTCCGTTGTGCCTTGCGCGCCTTGAGGACGCGCTCGAAAGCCTGCCCCACCGAGGGCAGCACGTCGGTCAGGTGCGCCAAATCGGCCAGCTCGAAGGGCTGGCCAGCTCGGTCTCCGTACAGCAGCAGGACGGTTCGCTTCCGCAGCACGACAGGAAGCACCACGACCGGACGAGCCGCTGTCCGGTGCATGCGAGCTAGCGCGGGGTCGCTCGCATGGCCGGTGTTGCTCTGAACCGCCACCCGACCGTGGAACGCGTCATGCAGCAACCCCGGCTCTCGCAAGGCAAAGGTCAAACGCTCCCCAGCCAGCTCAGCCGGCAGTCCCTCGATGCCAACACTGTGCACCGTATCCCCGCGTACAGCGAAAGCCACGGCGCAGTCGAAGAACTGCCTGGCGTACGCGAAGCACAGCTCGACGATGGTGTCGCGGTTCGGGGCGCTGCGCAGCAGCTCCTGCACGATGCCTGGGGTCAGCGGTCCCAGGCTCCAGGCTGGACCCGATGCCTGTGGGGGAGCGTCAACCGCGGTGGAAGCCGCAACGGCCGCCGTTCGCGGGTCACCCTGCGCTGGGGACGCCCCAACGGGGGTCGAGCCCCGGTCAGGAGGCCGGGCGATTCCCGGCGTCTCGGACCGGCCCTTGATACGCAAAGGACCTGCGTCCGTGTGCTCCAGCCTCGCGATCAGCCCTTGCATGCTCTCCGGAACCGTGATGCCGTAATGTTTGGCCAGTGCGGCACAAATTCGGGCATCAACTGCGATACGTGTCTCGATCTCACACCCGGACAGCGAGCCCAGCTCGCGCCGGATGCCTGGAGCCACAGGATCTGCGGCGGCAACCACGAGCCGGCGCCCTTCTCGGGCTACCGGCACCAGGCGGTAGCGCGCCGCCTCCTGGGCCGGAATCAAGCGCACGACCTCGGGTGGCGAGCTCATCAGCTGCTCCCGGGACGCTGGCACCAGCGCAAACGCTGCTGCGCGGTACGCGTTGAGCACGTTTTCGGGAACCGCGCCGAGCTCGAGCAGGGCCTGGTCGATCTCGCACCCGCTCAGGACCTGTCGCTGCAGGGCCTCCTCGATCTGAGCGACACTCACCACCTGGTCGCGCACCAGTAGGGACGAGAGAGCGGACACGGCGTGCGGCTGCCTTCCTGAGTGATGTGAATGTGGTCGTCGACCCGGTTGGTGTCAAACCCCGCTGATCAGCCTACCACCACCCACCTCGAGCGGTCACCCCAACGGTGCCATCTCGCCGAGCCGATCGAGCACGAGCGCAAGGGCGACCGGGGCGGCGGTCTCGACCCGCAGCACGCGCCGGCCGAGGCTCGCGGAAACGAAACCCAGCCGCTCAAGCTCGCCCAGCTCCGTCGCGCCGAAGCCCCCCTCCGGTCCCACCACCAACCACACCTCCCGAGCCGGGGGAGTCTCGGCGATGTCCAGCTCGACCCTTCGGTCACGCGGTCGCATGGCCAGCGCAGCGTCGAGGCAATGCCGAGTGCGTGCCTGCAAGACCACCCCGAGCGCGGCCTGCGGCTTCGCCCTCGCCGCATCCAGCAAGGCTTGTGGCTGCGCGAGCTCGGGACAAGCCCCGCCCCCCGACTGCCGGCGGGCCTCGGCAGCGATCCGGCGCAGGCGCGCGTGGCGCCCGGCCCAGCGGGCAGCATCCAGCCGGGGCACACTGCGCTCGCTGTTGACCGGCAGCACAACGGCCACGCCGAGCTCCGTTGCCATCCGCACGACCGAGTCCAGCTTGGCTCCCTTGGGCAGCGCCTGTACCAGCACGACCCTCGTGCGCGCGCACAGCAGCGAACGAGCGTCCGGGAGCCCGGTGGACACCCGGCACAACCAGCGACCCGATGCACGGCCAACGACGCGAGCCAGGGCTTGGTTGCCGTGGGCATCGAAGAGGGCGAGCTGGCTACCGGCACGCAGCCGCAACACGCGGGCGTGATGCGCGGCTTCCGGGGGCAATACCAACTCCCCCCCGTCCTCGGGAATCCGGGGCACGTGCAGACGCGGCCACTTGCTTGGCGAGTGGGTTCGAATGGCTTGCGGTTGCTGCTGCACCAGTAGGCCGTCTAGCACGTACAACCCGCCCGAGGCGGTCAGGTTGCCGGTTTCAGACGGCTCCCGTAGGGTGGTGCGACAAGCGATGTCCAGCAAGGACCCGAGCGGTATCGAAGAAATCAGCGCCCTGCTTGGCGAGGGGACCCGTTTCGAGGGCAAGCTGGCATTTCAGGGCCGCGTTCGGATCGACGGCCATTTCACAGGGGAGATTTTCGGCGACGATGTGCTGATTGTCGGCCAGAGCGCCCGAGTGCAAGCCCAGATCCAGGTCGGCACCCTGATCGTGCGTGGCGGTACGGTACAAGGGAACATTTGTGCAGATAAACTGATCGAAGTCCATGCGCCCGGAAGAATCCTCGGCGATGTGCGTGCACCTCAGCTTTACGTGGACAAAGGCGTCGTACTGGAAGGCAGCTGCCGTATGACGCCGGAATCCGACAACGCGGAGCCTTCCCCCGCGGCGGCCGAAAGCTCGCTGCAGGACTCGCGACCGGCCAACTGAGAGCCCGCGGAGGAACGGCTCATCCATTTCGCCGGTTCTGACCACCGCTGGCTAGGTTGCTGCTCCTCGAAGTATCCCCAATACTCCTCGCCGCCGCGCCTCGCCAGCGGCGCCCAGTCCTCGCCGAAACACACGAGTCGTTCTTCCGCGGGCCCTGAGGGCCCGTTCAAGAATGGCTTTCCCTTTTCCGGCGGGTCCTGAATACGCCGGACGCGGGCCCGTCCGGTTTGTATGCCGGCCAATAGCAGCTACACTCCAATGGCCATGTGGCGGGGCGTCGCGGCGATGCGTTTGGTTCCTGCAGGGCGAAGCGTGCTTCGGAACTGCACCTGGCGGCAGCTTGCCGGGGCCTGCTCGCTCGGGATGCTGCTGTTGCTGACCCATGGGGCTGTCGCGGCAGAGGATCCGCGAAAGGCCGTGAAGCGACTGTCCGACGGCCGCATCGAGGTAAGCTCTCGCCCCTACCCCGGCACCGATGTGAGGATGGGCCACGCACAGGCGATCATCGATGCCGCTCCGAACCGGGTCCTTGCAGTGGTGGTTGACTACTCCCGGTATGCGGAGTTCATGCCCCACTTCAAGGTCTCGCGCGTTCTCGCCCAAAGGGGCCCGAAGGCCATCGTCTACCTGCAGGCGGGGATCCTCAAGGACACCGTGACGATATGGGCGCAGCTCAAGGTGGAGGCCTCGAAACAGCACGGCAGCACCGACGTGATCGAGGCGCGGATGACCAAAGGCAACATCGAGCACATGACTGCCCGTTGGGAGCTCACTCCGCTCGACGAAAAACACACGCTGGTGAGCTTTCAATTCCTGATCGACCCGGACCTGCCGGTGCCCTCATCGCTGGTCACGAACGAAAACGTCAAAGCAAGTCGCCGCGCGGTAGCCGCGCTTCGCCGCCGCTTGATGTAGTAGTGCTGCTGACCCGACTCTCTGCATGATTTCACTCGCGCATGACCCGACCCGCCGATCACTTGATGCCCGCATGAGCGCACGTCTTCCTTGCTTGACGGGTCTCATGCCGGCTGTTAGGAACAGCGCGCATTTGCGGGCCTCACCGCCTGTTTCATGATTCCATGTCCGCGACCATCGCCCTTGCCGTGTTGCTAGCAGGGGGCTCCCTCATCGACCTCGACGGGACCTTCTTCTTGCAGCTTGCGCTGTTCTTCGTCGCCTTCCTCCTGCTTCGCGCCTTCGTGTTCAACCCGGTCATGGAGCTGTTCGAGGCGCGGGAGAAGGCTATTGATGGCGCCCGCCGAGACGCTCGTCAGCTCGAAAGGGAAGCCGCCCGCCGGACGCACGAGTTCGAAGAGGAGCTGAAGCGCGTACGCAACGCCTCCAATCGGGAGCGCGACCTGCTGCGTGCGGAGGGGCAGAGGCTTGCTGCCGAGCTCACCGGA comes from Pseudomonadota bacterium and encodes:
- a CDS encoding pyridoxal-phosphate dependent enzyme produces the protein MTTHDIPTLHDVFRARRRVYRYLKPTPLHHYASLSDLLGARVWVKHENHQPTGAFKVRGGLNLVAGLSPQQRQAGLFTASTGNHGQSIAFAARAHGVRATIAVPDNANTGKVAAMRGLGAEVVSYGPDFDVAREWITAVAQERGGCYVGPTDAPLIQGVGTYALEILEELPDVDMVFVPVGGGSGASAVSIVAKSINPRIQVIGAQSAQAPAMQLSWKSGQMVNAEMKTFAEGVATRV
- a CDS encoding M55 family metallopeptidase: MKTAHPLCSLVLGLCATVLLVSAPAQAKRKLKVYISVDMEGVVGAVTEQQLGPKGFEYQRFREFMTNETNAAIKAAYDAGATEILVSDSHGNGQNLLIERLPASVQVVRSWPRPLMMMQGMDATFDAAIFLGYHTSTSALHGVRAHTLSSARLAEVRLNGVAMSEASLNAAVAGHFNVPVVLISGDDATVNEARSVIGPVEGAVVKWAYSFHSARSLTPQAAYKLIGRKVRSALRRLDEFRPYKPRAPLQLDVRFKNYRPAQVLALLPIVDRTDSHSIRYRATNVLEVFRFLEFMLSYNADLAP
- the ppdK gene encoding pyruvate, phosphate dikinase codes for the protein MKKWVYTFGRGSAEGRAEMRELLGGKGAGLAEMSNLGLPVPPGLTITAEVCAHYYGNGGRYPEGLREQVSDGVARMEQELGSSFGDAERPLLLSVRSGARTSMPGMMDTVLNLGLNDATVEGLARRSGDARFAFDSFRRFIQMYANVVLDLPMERFERVLADTKRTYKVKLDTELSAEALRELCVEYKSIVRSDSPRVFPDQPGEQLWGAVGAVFGSWQARRAVAYRRLHGIPEHWGTAVNVQAMVFGNMGMDSATGVAFTRDPSTGENSLYGEYLVNAQGEDVVAGIRTPQSLTVAGKRRVRSESPAMQEAMPEAYDQLARIAGKLEAHYRDMQDIEFTVQAGTLWILQTRNAKRSAAASLRVAVEMAEAGLIGRSKALDRVKPSALQQMLHPRLDPGAERRVLTRGLPASPGGASGQVAFTADEAELLAQQGTPVILVRAETSPEDIHGMAAARGILTSRGGMTSHAAVVARGMGRACVCGAGEIVIDAESRTLRVGASIIGSGDHITLDGSSGEVIAGKLDTIEPELPREFTLLLSWADEVRRLGVRANAETPEDARAARRLGAQGIGLCRTEHMFFKGERILAMREMIVASDEAGRRRALAKILPMQRADFVEIFEIMQGFPVTVRLLDPPLHEFLPHTNEEVEQLAKATAWNAREVRLRVQRLREANPMLGHRGCRLGITYPEIYETQARAIFEAACEVVRQGRSVKPEIMIPLVATRAELGILREQVTAVAEQVSERTGISLDYKVGTMIEVPRAALIADDIAAEAEFFSFGTNDLTQTTFGVSRDDSASFLQVYQDRGILSADPFVSLDVNGVGQLIQLAATRGRDARPGLSLGICGEHGGDPASIAFCERVGLDYVSCSPFRVPVARLAAAQAVVTLARKRGKKVARSPTDVPARSGGPADQGSRS
- a CDS encoding kinase/pyrophosphorylase, producing the protein MDSPRVFLLSDSTGDTASRVLRAALRQFPGHQIELQRYPRVRTRAAVQQVVGAASKAGALLLFTLVDTELRQHCYQVASDHGVEAVDIIGALLVKIESFLEATPLNVPSATLPLSEEYFRRVEAMEFAVKHDDGKEPAGLHKAHLVLAGVSRTSKTPLSMYLARRCLKVANVPLVLGVPPPAELHRLDPERVVGLTIDVAHLLEIRRARLRQLGMPVETNYGLADHVREELDYASSFFAEHGWRVVDVSGRAIEDTATIILGH